From Syntrophaceae bacterium, one genomic window encodes:
- a CDS encoding glycerate kinase gives MKNDSRDIFQAALRAVDPFECVRRHAGRVEARLRADRCERLAVLAFGKAACAMTRGLLESLPACDAPGIVVTKYGHVSGTALPERIAVFEAGHPVPDENGVSATVRAVDLVRSAGADALVVCLISGGGSALLAAPREGITLGEKQEMTRLLLEAGADIVELNTVRKHVSRVKGGRLAEDAAPAGVISLILSDVIGDRLDSIASGPTAPDETTYGDALQVLERYRLTGRVPGSVLRTLARGARGDILETPKPGSPLFGRVENVIVGSNRLALEAVQEKAREMGYEAVVLTSELRGEARDAARWLAGKAREARSGRTGDGRPLCLISGGETTVTVTGSGIGGRNTELALAFALEIEGLDGITLLSAGTDGTDGPTDAAGAFADGNTAIEAGRAGLDPGAFLTNNDSYTFFKKAGGLLVTGPTGTNVMDIQILLLR, from the coding sequence ATGAAGAACGATTCCCGCGATATTTTCCAGGCGGCCCTCCGGGCGGTCGATCCGTTCGAGTGCGTCCGCCGCCATGCCGGCCGGGTCGAGGCCCGTCTTCGGGCCGATCGTTGTGAACGGCTGGCGGTCCTGGCCTTCGGGAAGGCCGCCTGCGCCATGACGCGGGGTCTCCTGGAAAGTCTGCCCGCTTGTGACGCCCCGGGGATTGTCGTCACGAAATACGGCCATGTCTCCGGCACCGCTCTGCCGGAGCGAATTGCCGTGTTCGAGGCGGGGCACCCCGTGCCGGATGAAAACGGTGTGTCGGCGACCGTTCGGGCCGTCGACCTTGTCCGCTCTGCCGGGGCGGACGCCCTGGTTGTCTGCCTCATCTCCGGCGGCGGCTCCGCCCTTCTGGCGGCGCCCCGCGAGGGGATCACCCTCGGGGAGAAGCAGGAGATGACCCGCCTTCTGCTCGAAGCCGGGGCGGACATCGTGGAGCTGAACACGGTGAGGAAGCATGTGTCCCGGGTGAAGGGGGGCCGTCTGGCGGAGGATGCCGCTCCCGCCGGCGTGATTTCCCTGATCCTCTCCGACGTCATCGGCGACCGGCTGGACTCCATCGCCTCCGGGCCGACCGCGCCGGACGAAACAACATACGGCGATGCCCTCCAGGTACTGGAGCGTTACCGTCTTACCGGGCGGGTTCCCGGCAGCGTTCTCCGGACGTTGGCGCGGGGGGCGCGGGGGGACATCCTCGAGACGCCGAAGCCGGGATCGCCTCTTTTCGGGAGGGTGGAAAACGTCATCGTCGGGAGCAACCGGCTGGCCCTGGAGGCCGTGCAGGAGAAGGCCCGGGAGATGGGGTACGAGGCGGTCGTCCTCACGTCGGAACTGCGGGGAGAGGCCCGGGACGCAGCCCGGTGGCTGGCGGGGAAGGCCCGGGAGGCCCGCTCCGGAAGGACCGGGGACGGCCGGCCCCTCTGCCTGATTTCCGGCGGGGAGACTACCGTGACGGTGACGGGGAGCGGCATCGGCGGGCGCAACACGGAGCTGGCCCTGGCCTTCGCCCTCGAGATCGAGGGGCTGGATGGGATCACGCTCCTCTCCGCCGGAACCGACGGAACGGACGGCCCCACCGACGCGGCCGGGGCCTTTGCGGACGGGAATACCGCCATCGAGGCCGGACGGGCGGGTCTCGATCCGGGGGCCTTCCTCACGAACAACGACTCTTACACGTTCTTCAAAAAGGCCGGCGGACTCCTGGTGACGGGACCGACCGGCACCAACGTCATGGACATCCAGATCCTGCTTCTCCGCTAG
- a CDS encoding amidohydrolase, producing MQIFENGVFISCEDANRVFSTLVEDGGKILFTGDSVPEQFHAAPSRVDLRGACIVPAFGDTHLHFASYALFQATLDVRDARNFSELAAAVRDYGEANPREKVILAFGSSAHTVEERRLPNRRELDAVTSRPLMIVKYDGHAAMANSALLAKLPPAVARRPGFEGEDGWLFQEAFYEGVNAITKSVSPLQLFRNLIGGNDALAGKGIGFAHTSEGVGFPLDLDVDLMRLAARGLPLDYTIFFQTLEVGKALRRKLPRIGGCFATALDGCFGSEDAALREPYANNEGNCGVLFYEQDRVDAFVREANRAGLQVALHAIGDAAVEQAVHAFEAALEDFPRTDHRHIVIHADLIPEPLLDRAARLGLCLAVQPAFLHWEQEPMAYIERILGDRAERLIPLKSMLDRGLTVAAGSDAPCTLPDPLAGIHAACNHPNPAERISVLDALRMHTNWAARLSFDERKRGTLTEGNVADLAVLDKNPLEMPAERLRDIRVTGLYLKGKPFERKIRGPLELLLGALGGKG from the coding sequence ATGCAGATCTTCGAGAACGGCGTCTTCATCTCCTGCGAGGACGCAAACCGCGTCTTTTCGACCCTCGTCGAGGACGGAGGGAAGATCCTCTTCACCGGAGATTCGGTCCCGGAACAGTTCCATGCCGCCCCGTCCCGGGTCGATCTCCGGGGAGCCTGCATCGTTCCCGCCTTCGGTGACACCCACCTCCACTTCGCGTCCTACGCCCTGTTCCAGGCGACCCTGGACGTCCGCGACGCCCGGAACTTCTCCGAGCTGGCCGCCGCCGTTCGCGACTACGGCGAGGCCAACCCGCGGGAAAAGGTCATCCTGGCCTTCGGCTCCTCCGCCCACACGGTGGAGGAGCGGCGGCTGCCGAACCGGAGGGAACTCGACGCCGTCACCTCCCGGCCGCTGATGATCGTGAAGTACGACGGCCATGCGGCCATGGCCAACTCGGCGCTCCTGGCGAAACTCCCCCCGGCCGTCGCCAGGCGGCCCGGCTTCGAGGGGGAGGACGGATGGCTCTTCCAGGAGGCCTTCTACGAGGGCGTGAACGCCATCACGAAGTCCGTCTCGCCGCTCCAGCTCTTCCGGAACCTCATCGGCGGGAACGACGCCCTCGCCGGGAAGGGAATCGGCTTCGCCCACACCTCCGAGGGCGTGGGGTTTCCCCTCGATCTCGACGTGGACCTGATGCGCCTGGCCGCCCGCGGGCTGCCGCTGGACTACACGATCTTCTTCCAGACACTGGAGGTCGGGAAGGCCCTCCGCCGGAAGCTTCCGCGGATCGGCGGCTGCTTCGCCACGGCCCTGGACGGCTGTTTCGGCTCCGAGGATGCGGCCCTCCGGGAGCCCTACGCAAACAACGAAGGCAACTGCGGCGTCCTCTTCTATGAACAGGACCGGGTCGACGCCTTCGTCCGGGAGGCGAACCGGGCGGGCCTCCAGGTGGCCCTTCACGCCATCGGCGACGCCGCCGTGGAACAGGCCGTCCATGCCTTCGAGGCGGCCCTGGAGGACTTCCCGAGGACGGATCACCGCCACATCGTGATCCATGCGGACCTCATCCCGGAGCCGCTCCTGGACCGGGCCGCCCGTCTGGGCCTGTGCCTCGCCGTCCAGCCCGCCTTCCTGCACTGGGAGCAGGAGCCCATGGCGTATATCGAGCGCATCCTGGGGGACCGGGCGGAGCGGCTCATCCCCCTGAAGAGCATGCTCGACCGCGGCCTGACCGTGGCCGCCGGCTCCGACGCTCCCTGTACGCTGCCGGATCCCCTGGCGGGTATCCACGCCGCCTGCAACCATCCGAACCCGGCGGAGCGCATCTCCGTCCTCGACGCCCTGCGGATGCATACGAACTGGGCGGCCCGGCTGTCCTTCGACGAGAGGAAGCGGGGGACGCTGACGGAAGGGAATGTTGCGGATTTGGCGGTCCTCGACAAGAATCCGCTGGAGATGCCGGCGGAGAGGCTCCGGGACATCCGGGTGACGGGGCTGTACCTGAAGGGGAAGCCTTTTGAAAGGAAGATCCGGGGTCCCCTGGAGCTTCTCCTGGGGGCCCTCGGAGGGAAGGGCTGA